A single Glycine soja cultivar W05 chromosome 14, ASM419377v2, whole genome shotgun sequence DNA region contains:
- the LOC114384849 gene encoding phytoene synthase 2, chloroplastic-like codes for MSGTLLWVVSSPGLEVSHSSGLLDSIRSVKFLDSSKAMSRDFGSIRAKLGKEKGWRLCSLSTDMKYTCVGRSGLESASNFPLIANVLVNPAAGEVAVSSEQKVYDVVMKQASLVKRKLGAAGELDAKPDIALPGNLSLLNEAYDRCGEICAEYAKTFYLGTLLMTPERRRAIWAIYVWCRRTDELVDGPNASQITPTALDRWESRLEELFQGRPFDMLDAALSDTVAKFPVDIQPFKDMIEGMRLDLKKPRYKNFDELYLYCYYVAGTVGIMSVPIMGISPNSQATTESVYNAALALGIANQLTNILRDVGEDASRGRVYLPQDELAQAGLSDEDIFAGKVTDKWRNFMKSQIKRARMFFDEAEKGVTELNEASRWPVWASLLLYRQILDEIEANDYNNFTRRAYVSKAKKLLSLPAAYARSMVPPSKKLSSVMKT; via the exons ATGTCTGGGACATTATTATGGGTTGTTTCCTCCCCTGGTTTAGAGGTTTCCCATTCCAGTGGGTTACTTGATTCTATTCGGAGTGTGAAGTTCTTAGATTCCTCAAAGGCCATGTCTCGAGATTTTGGGTCGATTAGAGCGAAGCTGGGTAAGGAAAAGGGATGGAGACTGTGCTCTTTGAGTACAGATATGAAGTACACATGTGTTGGTCGGTCTGGCTTAGAAAGTGCTAGCAACTTCCCTCTGATAGCCAATGTGCTTGTAAACCCAGCAGCAGGAGAAGTGGCTGTCTCGTCAGAACAGAAGGTCTATGATGTGGTGATGAAGCAGGCATCTTTGGTTAAGAGGAAGTTGGGCGCTGCGGGTGAACTTGATGCAAAGCCAGATATTGCTCTGCCTGGGAATTTGAGCTTGTTGAATGAAGCATATGACCGTTGTGGAGAAATTTGTGCAGAATATGCTAAAACATTTTACCTGG GAACTCTCCTAATGACTCCCGAAAGGCGAAGAGCTATCTGGGCAATATATG TGTGGTGTAGGAGAACGGATGAACTTGTTGATGGTCCTAATGCTTCACAAATTACGCCAACTGCTTTGGATAGGTGGGAATCAAGATTGGAAGAACTTTTCCAAGGTCGTCCATTTGATATGCTTGATGCTGCTTTATCAGATACAGTTGCCAAATTCCCTGTTGATATCCAG CCATTTAAAGATATGATAGAAGGAATGAGACTGGATCTTAAGAAGCCAAGATACAAAAACTTTGATGAACTATATCTTTACTGTTACTATGTTGCTGGGACAGTTGGTATAATGAGTGTTCCAATCATGGGCATTTCACCAAATTCCCAAGCCACAACAGAGAGTGTATACAATGCTGCCTTGGCCCTAGGCATTGCAAATCAGCTAACCAACATACTCAGAGATGTTGGAGAGGA TGCCAGCAGAGGAAGAGTGTATCTTCCACAAGATGAGTTGGCTCAAGCAGGGCTTTCCGATGAAGACATTTTTGCTGGTAAGGTGACAGACAAGTGGAGGAACTTCATGAAGAGCCAAATTAAAAGGGCAAGAATGTTTTTTGATGAGGCAGAAAAGGGAGTGACGGAGCTTAATGAAGCTAGCAGATGGCCT GTATGGGCGTCTTTGCTATTGTATCGCCAAATATTGGACGAGATAGAAGCTAATGATTACAACAATTTCACTAGAAGGGCTTATGTGAGCAAAGCCAAGAAGTTACTTTCTTTGCCAGCTGCATATGCTAGATCTATGGTTCCTCCATCAAAAAAGTTATCTTCTGTAATGAAGACATAA